One Microbacterium sp. No. 7 genomic window carries:
- a CDS encoding acetyl-CoA C-acetyltransferase, with the protein MTRAAIVSPVRTGVGAYGKSLLPVAVEKLGATVVKAVIERSGVDPELIEDVVFAQSYASSETPCVGRWIALEAGLPIHTAGMQLDRRCGGGLQSIATAAMMVQTGAADVVIAGGVESMSNIEYYSTDMRWGKRAGNVTFYDRLDRGRERSQPVERFGYISGMIETAENVAKQYDVTREEADVFAARSQQNAAAAWARGAFDDEIVPVEVPQRKGDPIVFAKDEGVRADTTVESLAALRPIMKGGVTTAGNASQQNDAAAACLIVAEDKLDEYGLEPIAFLEGWTAVGCDPATMGLGPVPAVEKLFRRTGRSWGDIDLIELNEAFAAQALGVVRGWGLESIDNLNVNGSGISLGHPVGATGVRIMTSLVHELHRRGGGRGLETMCIGGGQGMAAIFEVV; encoded by the coding sequence ATGACCAGAGCCGCCATCGTCTCCCCCGTCCGCACCGGCGTCGGTGCCTACGGCAAGTCCCTCCTGCCGGTCGCCGTCGAGAAGCTCGGCGCGACCGTCGTCAAGGCCGTGATCGAGCGCTCGGGCGTCGACCCCGAGCTCATCGAGGACGTCGTCTTCGCGCAGTCGTACGCGTCGAGCGAGACGCCGTGCGTCGGCCGCTGGATCGCGCTCGAGGCGGGCCTGCCCATCCACACGGCGGGCATGCAGCTCGACCGCCGCTGCGGCGGCGGCCTGCAGTCGATCGCGACCGCGGCCATGATGGTGCAGACGGGCGCCGCCGACGTCGTCATCGCGGGCGGCGTCGAGAGCATGAGCAACATCGAGTACTACTCGACCGACATGCGCTGGGGCAAGCGCGCCGGCAACGTCACCTTCTACGACCGCCTCGACCGCGGCCGCGAGCGCTCGCAGCCGGTGGAGCGGTTCGGCTACATCTCGGGCATGATCGAGACCGCCGAGAACGTCGCCAAGCAGTACGACGTGACGCGCGAGGAGGCCGACGTGTTCGCCGCGCGCAGCCAGCAGAACGCGGCCGCCGCCTGGGCGCGGGGAGCGTTCGACGACGAGATCGTTCCCGTCGAGGTGCCGCAGCGCAAGGGCGACCCGATCGTCTTCGCGAAGGACGAGGGCGTGCGCGCCGACACGACGGTCGAGTCGCTCGCCGCGCTGCGCCCGATCATGAAGGGCGGGGTGACGACCGCCGGCAACGCGAGCCAGCAGAACGACGCGGCCGCCGCGTGCCTCATCGTCGCCGAGGACAAGCTCGACGAGTACGGCCTCGAGCCCATCGCCTTCCTCGAGGGCTGGACGGCGGTCGGCTGCGACCCGGCGACGATGGGCCTCGGCCCCGTGCCGGCCGTCGAGAAGCTGTTCCGCCGCACGGGCCGCTCGTGGGGCGACATCGATCTCATCGAGCTCAACGAGGCGTTCGCGGCGCAGGCGCTCGGCGTCGTGCGCGGCTGGGGCCTGGAGTCGATCGACAACCTCAACGTCAACGGCTCCGGCATCTCGCTCGGCCACCCCGTGGGCGCCACGGGCGTGCGCATCATGACCTCGCTCGTGCACGAGCTGCACCGCCGCGGCGGCGGCCGCGGCCTGGAGACCATGTGCATCGGCGGCGGCCAGGGCATGGCCGCGATCTTCGAGGTCGTGTGA
- a CDS encoding FAS1-like dehydratase domain-containing protein — MTETTPDYSPWIGRAEAVDDVASRAAVVQLAALLDRPVAEDGIDTAALTPTGHWLQFTPTAPQSELGTDGHPRLGGFMPPLDLPRRMWAGSTIDFTAPIRVGQRLRKTSTIESITPKSGSSGRLCFVVLRHDVEADGVHALTERQTIVYREAVAPDPAAGSPRRPPREATDVPEGWDWSQTVVPDERLLFRFSAVTFNTHRIHYDLPYATEVEGYPGLVVHGPLSATLIVAGFRDNHPGAEITRYEFTARSPIFAGEQLHVVGRAAEDGAEELAVIAPGGQTAVAARIAFR, encoded by the coding sequence ATGACCGAGACCACCCCGGACTACAGCCCATGGATCGGCCGCGCCGAAGCCGTCGACGACGTCGCGTCCCGCGCCGCGGTCGTGCAGCTCGCCGCACTGCTCGACCGGCCGGTCGCCGAGGACGGCATCGACACCGCCGCCCTCACGCCCACGGGGCACTGGCTGCAGTTCACGCCCACGGCACCGCAGAGCGAGCTCGGCACCGACGGGCATCCCCGGCTCGGCGGCTTCATGCCTCCGCTCGACCTGCCCCGGCGCATGTGGGCCGGCAGCACCATCGACTTCACCGCGCCGATCCGCGTGGGACAGCGTCTGCGCAAGACGTCGACGATCGAGTCGATCACACCCAAGAGCGGCTCCAGCGGACGGCTGTGCTTCGTCGTGCTGCGCCACGACGTGGAGGCCGACGGCGTGCACGCGCTCACCGAGCGCCAGACGATCGTCTACCGCGAGGCCGTCGCGCCCGACCCCGCCGCGGGCTCGCCGCGCCGCCCTCCGCGCGAGGCCACCGACGTGCCCGAGGGCTGGGACTGGTCGCAGACCGTCGTGCCCGACGAGCGCCTGCTGTTCCGCTTCTCGGCCGTGACGTTCAACACGCACCGCATCCACTACGACCTCCCCTACGCGACCGAGGTCGAGGGCTACCCCGGCCTGGTCGTGCACGGGCCGTTGTCGGCGACGCTCATCGTGGCCGGCTTCCGCGACAACCACCCCGGCGCCGAGATCACCCGCTACGAGTTCACCGCACGCTCGCCGATCTTCGCCGGAGAGCAGCTGCACGTCGTCGGCCGCGCGGCGGAGGACGGCGCCGAGGAGCTCGCGGTCATCGCGCCCGGCGGCCAGACGGCCGTCGCGGCGCGCATCGCCTTCCGGTGA
- a CDS encoding ABC transporter substrate-binding protein, with protein MFTPKRAVAVVGLAAAALVATACSGGTSEPAGSGDAAAPSGGTITIAAPLALTGSAGSVGLEVRNGAELAIEEINAAGGIGGRELVLNAQDTAGDPAQAVQVVSSMSRDADTIALLGPLLTPEVAAVYNSIAETGIVMIPPASLGAIPGVEGGEFNDWTFRVNQPLQYVATPLIVKAIEETDAKKVTVLGLSDNPTNKEIADWWEEGAKGAGVEVQRIDFPNATTDFSAIATSIAPDSDVIAFSTLPSHTASLTALLRQSGHKAQFLGETAMLSHEVWDNSGGATLGAFAYSPFLPDANDRAKAFTEAFTEKYDLPPSLFSALGYESIYLIAEAADENVTRDSLREGLSTLSGFEGVTGTLGYDGSGDVLRGEIPFVHIIDGGGVEKIGEIVPENAG; from the coding sequence ATGTTCACACCGAAGAGAGCGGTCGCCGTCGTCGGCCTGGCCGCCGCCGCGCTCGTCGCCACAGCCTGCAGCGGAGGCACCTCCGAGCCCGCGGGGAGCGGGGACGCCGCTGCGCCGTCGGGCGGCACGATCACGATCGCCGCCCCTCTCGCGCTCACCGGCTCGGCGGGCTCCGTCGGGCTGGAGGTGCGCAACGGAGCCGAGCTCGCGATCGAGGAGATCAACGCCGCGGGCGGCATCGGCGGCCGCGAGCTCGTGCTCAACGCGCAGGACACCGCCGGCGACCCTGCTCAAGCCGTGCAGGTCGTCTCGTCGATGTCGCGCGATGCCGACACGATCGCCCTTCTCGGCCCGCTGCTCACGCCCGAGGTCGCGGCCGTGTACAACTCGATCGCCGAGACCGGCATCGTGATGATCCCGCCCGCATCGCTCGGCGCGATCCCCGGCGTCGAGGGCGGCGAGTTCAACGACTGGACCTTCCGCGTCAATCAGCCTCTGCAGTACGTCGCCACGCCGCTCATCGTGAAGGCGATCGAGGAGACGGACGCCAAGAAGGTCACGGTGCTGGGCCTGAGCGACAACCCGACCAACAAGGAGATCGCCGACTGGTGGGAGGAGGGGGCCAAGGGCGCCGGCGTCGAGGTGCAGCGCATCGACTTCCCCAACGCGACCACCGACTTCTCGGCCATCGCCACGAGCATCGCTCCGGACAGCGACGTGATCGCTTTCTCGACCCTCCCGTCGCACACCGCATCGCTCACCGCGCTGCTGCGTCAGAGCGGGCACAAGGCTCAGTTCCTCGGTGAGACCGCCATGCTCAGCCACGAGGTGTGGGACAACTCGGGCGGCGCCACGCTGGGCGCCTTCGCCTACAGCCCCTTCCTCCCCGACGCCAACGACCGGGCCAAGGCGTTCACCGAGGCCTTCACGGAGAAGTACGACCTCCCGCCGTCGCTGTTCAGCGCGCTGGGCTACGAGTCGATCTACCTGATCGCCGAGGCCGCCGACGAGAACGTCACGCGCGACTCGCTGCGCGAGGGTCTGAGCACGCTCTCCGGCTTCGAGGGAGTGACCGGCACGCTCGGCTACGACGGCAGCGGCGACGTCCTGCGCGGTGAGATCCCGTTCGTGCACATCATCGACGGCGGCGGCGTGGAGAAGATCGGCGAGATCGTCCCCGAGAACGCCGGCTGA
- a CDS encoding ABC transporter ATP-binding protein: MTETAPGSPAPLLEAVGVEVSFGGVRALQGMDLTLGHGESAALIGPNGSGKSTLVNVITRMVDVDSGTVRIGGVDVTRAKRHELISHGVARSFQHVRLIPELTLRENAEVGIAHRDLKRPLGEIRTWFGTGARRDARATVDEALDLMEVPRTIRDRLPGQVPFAMQRLTEIARALVTRPKLLLLDEPVAGMNPAEVRSFLEAVRRINASGCATLLIEHNIDFVMRAATRVTVVNRGRRIAHGTADEVRRDPAVIEAYLGTRHAKEGDAP; the protein is encoded by the coding sequence ATGACGGAGACGGCACCCGGTTCGCCGGCGCCGCTGCTGGAAGCCGTCGGGGTCGAGGTGAGCTTCGGAGGAGTGCGCGCGCTTCAGGGCATGGACCTGACGCTCGGGCACGGCGAGTCCGCTGCTCTCATCGGCCCCAACGGCTCCGGCAAGAGCACCCTGGTGAACGTCATCACCCGCATGGTCGACGTCGACAGCGGCACCGTCCGCATCGGCGGCGTCGACGTGACGCGGGCCAAGCGCCATGAGCTGATCAGCCACGGCGTCGCCCGCTCGTTCCAGCACGTGCGGCTCATCCCCGAGCTCACGCTGCGCGAGAACGCCGAGGTCGGCATCGCCCACCGTGATCTCAAGCGCCCCCTCGGCGAGATCCGCACGTGGTTCGGCACCGGCGCTCGGCGCGACGCGCGCGCGACGGTCGACGAGGCGCTCGACCTCATGGAGGTCCCCCGGACGATCCGCGACCGCCTGCCCGGCCAGGTCCCGTTCGCGATGCAGCGTCTCACCGAGATCGCGCGAGCCCTCGTCACACGCCCGAAACTGCTGCTGCTCGACGAGCCCGTCGCGGGTATGAACCCCGCCGAGGTGCGTTCGTTCCTCGAGGCGGTCCGCCGCATCAACGCGTCCGGCTGCGCCACGCTGCTCATCGAGCACAACATCGACTTCGTCATGAGGGCGGCGACCCGGGTGACGGTCGTCAACCGCGGCCGGCGGATCGCGCACGGCACGGCCGACGAGGTGCGTCGCGACCCCGCCGTGATCGAGGCCTACCTCGGTACGCGGCATGCGAAGGAAGGAGATGCGCCATGA
- a CDS encoding ABC transporter ATP-binding protein — MSADSYLRVQDLSVSYGAIRAVDGVSFDVPQGTAVALLGANGAGKSSLMAALLGLVKHRGTVTLDGRDLTGMRPERRAKAGLSSVPEGRQVFSRLSVRENLLMGAGLGSRSAEARLDDVLQRFPSIAGRLNESASLLSGGEQQMVAVGRALITEPKVLLMDEPSLGLAPLLIEEIFRVIAELRDAGTTILLVEQNAGLALDVADFAYVLRTGRLVVGGTAAEVAARTDIEDAYLGGVE, encoded by the coding sequence ATGAGCGCCGACAGCTACCTGCGGGTGCAGGACCTCAGCGTGTCGTACGGCGCGATCCGAGCCGTCGACGGCGTGTCGTTCGACGTCCCGCAGGGCACGGCTGTGGCACTCCTCGGCGCCAACGGCGCGGGCAAGTCGTCGCTCATGGCCGCCCTGCTCGGTCTCGTGAAACACCGCGGCACGGTCACGCTCGACGGAAGGGACCTCACCGGCATGCGGCCCGAGCGGCGCGCAAAGGCGGGGCTGTCATCGGTTCCTGAGGGGCGTCAGGTCTTCAGCCGGCTGTCCGTGCGTGAGAACCTGCTCATGGGCGCCGGACTCGGAAGCCGCTCGGCCGAGGCGAGGCTCGACGACGTGCTGCAGCGGTTCCCGTCGATCGCGGGCCGTCTGAACGAGTCCGCCTCGCTGCTCAGCGGCGGCGAGCAGCAGATGGTCGCAGTGGGCCGCGCCCTCATCACGGAGCCCAAGGTGCTGCTCATGGACGAGCCCTCGCTCGGCCTGGCGCCGTTGCTCATCGAGGAGATCTTCCGGGTCATCGCCGAGCTGCGCGACGCCGGGACGACGATCCTGCTCGTCGAGCAGAACGCCGGGCTCGCGCTGGACGTCGCAGACTTCGCCTATGTGCTGCGCACCGGCCGTCTCGTCGTGGGCGGCACCGCCGCGGAGGTCGCGGCGCGCACCGACATCGAAGACGCCTACCTGGGAGGGGTCGAATAG